In one window of Zhihengliuella sp. ISTPL4 DNA:
- a CDS encoding benzoate/H(+) symporter BenE family transporter: MPAAVPVSRPIVAGIVTALVGFTSSFAVVLTGLDAVGASAARAASGLLAVSLAMGLACIVLAWRYRMPITAAWSTPGAALLVATGSVEGGWPAAVGAFLVTAALILLTALWPALGALIARIPPSIAQAMLAGVLLPLCLAPITGVVANPWGVLPVVLTWLVFARLAPRWAAPLAFAAAAAVVAVSLVSAGTPVDPAVLLPRFELTMPAFTVGALVGIALPLFLVTMASQNVPGIAIMRSFGYEVPWRPAMLVTGLGTALGAPAGGHTINLAAISAALAASPDADPDPDRRWLAGVSTGVSYLVLGGFSAAFATLVMLAPTAVIPAVAGLALFAAFGSAVQQAIDDPGERLPAVVTFLVAASGIAVLGVSAAFWALVAGLVVRTVLHVGRPPRG; encoded by the coding sequence ATGCCCGCCGCCGTCCCCGTGTCCCGTCCGATCGTCGCCGGGATCGTCACGGCGCTCGTGGGGTTCACGAGCTCGTTCGCGGTGGTGCTCACGGGCCTCGATGCCGTCGGCGCGTCGGCGGCGCGGGCAGCCAGCGGACTCCTCGCCGTGAGCCTCGCGATGGGGCTCGCCTGCATCGTGCTGGCCTGGCGCTACCGGATGCCGATCACGGCCGCGTGGTCCACTCCCGGTGCCGCCCTGCTCGTGGCGACCGGCAGCGTCGAGGGCGGCTGGCCGGCCGCGGTCGGGGCCTTCCTCGTGACCGCGGCCCTCATCCTCCTCACGGCGCTCTGGCCCGCGCTCGGGGCCCTGATCGCCCGGATCCCGCCGTCGATCGCGCAGGCCATGCTGGCGGGAGTGCTGCTGCCGCTCTGCCTCGCGCCGATCACGGGGGTCGTCGCGAATCCGTGGGGCGTGCTCCCGGTCGTGCTGACCTGGCTGGTCTTCGCCCGGCTGGCTCCCCGGTGGGCCGCGCCGCTGGCCTTCGCCGCCGCGGCTGCGGTCGTCGCCGTCTCGCTGGTCTCCGCAGGGACCCCGGTCGACCCAGCCGTCCTCCTCCCGCGGTTCGAGCTGACGATGCCGGCCTTCACCGTCGGGGCCCTGGTCGGCATCGCGCTGCCGCTGTTCCTCGTGACCATGGCGTCGCAGAATGTGCCGGGTATCGCGATCATGCGCAGCTTCGGCTACGAGGTCCCGTGGCGTCCCGCGATGCTCGTGACGGGACTCGGGACGGCTCTCGGCGCTCCGGCGGGCGGGCACACGATCAACCTCGCCGCCATCAGCGCGGCCCTCGCGGCGTCCCCCGATGCCGACCCCGATCCCGACCGACGCTGGCTCGCCGGGGTCTCGACGGGAGTGTCCTACCTCGTGCTGGGCGGCTTCTCCGCCGCCTTCGCCACCCTCGTGATGCTCGCTCCGACCGCCGTCATCCCTGCCGTCGCGGGACTCGCCCTGTTCGCCGCCTTCGGCTCGGCCGTTCAGCAGGCGATCGACGATCCGGGCGAGCGCCTCCCCGCGGTCGTCACATTCCTCGTCGCCGCCTCCGGCATCGCGGTGCTCGGGGTGAGTGCGGCGTTCTGGGCGCTGGTCGCCGGCCTCGTCGTTCGCACGGTGCTGCACGTCGGGCGTCCACCGCGCGGCTGA